A genomic window from Streptomyces sp. MST-110588 includes:
- a CDS encoding MFS transporter, which yields MTRQWGVLGVLCLALLLLGVDQTVLNVALPQMQRDLHLGSAQLQWVVGAHMLALAAGVLAAGNWGDRRGRRRALVAGLVICGLASVLGALADSAAEIIAARAVMGLGAAFIMPSTLSVLVQVFPQPARQRLAITIWSTVAGVGVLLGPVSGGWLLEHCSWRACFWGTLPLVVLPLCCVPVLVPPCRDDQAPPPDPAGLLLSGAGLFAVIWSFIQAPVLGWTDPLVVGVAALGATLLAAMICWERRAPAPMLPLGFFRDRGYAVAATMLCLMFFTLVGATFLLTFYLQGLKAMSPLAAGRTLLAGGLAVAVGGLVSAVLARRTRARTVMAVGMLLNVCAFVVLAGTTAGSSLSRLYVFLSLIGLGVGLAGGPATSLIMRAVPQRRAGIGAGVNDAVRSVGSTSGVAVVGSVFNTVYSSRIARSPGAPVPAGARDHLLGALAQAERLVSRASTGRGRLQPSERLRLLGAARHLAEDAAQAFTAALRTTSWLSAGICCAGCAWYSARCPAAGRRHHHRRHRPRHRQRPRCPPSSRTG from the coding sequence ATGACCCGGCAGTGGGGTGTACTGGGAGTCCTGTGCCTGGCTCTGCTCCTGCTGGGCGTGGACCAGACGGTCCTCAACGTCGCGCTGCCGCAGATGCAGCGCGATCTCCACCTCGGTTCGGCGCAGTTGCAATGGGTGGTGGGCGCTCACATGCTGGCGCTCGCCGCGGGGGTGCTGGCGGCGGGCAACTGGGGTGACCGGCGGGGGCGGCGCAGGGCGCTGGTGGCGGGCCTGGTGATCTGCGGTCTGGCGTCCGTACTCGGCGCCCTGGCGGACAGCGCAGCGGAGATCATCGCGGCCCGTGCCGTGATGGGGCTCGGCGCGGCCTTCATCATGCCCTCCACCCTGTCCGTACTGGTGCAGGTGTTCCCGCAGCCGGCCCGCCAGCGACTGGCCATCACCATCTGGTCCACCGTCGCCGGGGTGGGTGTCCTTCTCGGGCCGGTGTCGGGCGGCTGGCTGCTGGAGCACTGTTCGTGGCGGGCGTGCTTCTGGGGCACCCTTCCCCTGGTGGTGCTGCCGCTGTGCTGCGTCCCCGTACTGGTGCCGCCCTGCCGCGACGACCAGGCGCCACCACCGGACCCGGCGGGACTCCTGCTGTCCGGGGCGGGCCTGTTCGCCGTCATCTGGAGCTTCATCCAGGCGCCGGTCCTCGGCTGGACCGATCCCCTGGTGGTGGGGGTCGCCGCCCTGGGTGCCACGCTGCTCGCGGCGATGATCTGCTGGGAGCGGCGGGCACCGGCACCGATGCTCCCGCTCGGATTCTTCCGCGACCGCGGCTACGCGGTCGCCGCGACGATGCTCTGCCTGATGTTCTTCACCCTCGTGGGAGCGACCTTCCTCCTCACCTTCTACTTGCAGGGCCTGAAGGCCATGTCCCCTCTGGCCGCCGGGCGGACCCTGCTGGCCGGCGGGCTCGCGGTCGCCGTCGGCGGGCTCGTCTCCGCCGTCCTCGCCCGCCGGACGCGGGCCAGGACGGTGATGGCCGTAGGCATGCTGCTCAACGTGTGCGCCTTCGTCGTCCTGGCCGGGACCACCGCCGGTTCGTCGCTGAGCCGCCTGTACGTGTTCCTGAGCCTGATCGGGCTCGGTGTCGGGCTGGCCGGCGGGCCTGCCACCAGCCTGATCATGCGGGCGGTCCCACAGCGGCGGGCGGGCATCGGAGCGGGGGTGAACGACGCCGTACGCAGTGTGGGCAGCACCTCCGGCGTAGCGGTCGTCGGGTCGGTCTTCAACACCGTCTACTCCTCCCGGATCGCCCGGTCCCCCGGCGCTCCGGTGCCCGCGGGCGCCCGGGACCACCTTCTCGGCGCGCTGGCGCAGGCCGAACGGCTCGTGTCCCGGGCGTCCACGGGCCGGGGGCGGCTGCAGCCGTCCGAGCGCCTGCGGCTCCTGGGGGCGGCCCGGCATCTGGCCGAGGACGCCGCGCAGGCGTTCACCGCCGCGCTGCGCACGACGTCCTGGCTGTCGGCCGGTATCTGCTGCGCGGGGTGTGCCTGGTACTCGGCGCGCTGCCCCGCGGCCGGTCGGCGGCATCACCACCGGCGCCACCGACCCCGCCACAGGCAGCGGCCCCGGTGCCCGCCGAGCAGCCGGACGGGGTGA
- a CDS encoding diacylglycerol kinase family protein — MRGTLIVNPASTGAGDAVLRAVLAELTPVVRLDVAVTACPGHAFHLARAARRDGVRLVAVLGGDGTVNEAVNGLLADGWDAGPHHRPAVPALGILPAGGLNVAARALGLGRHAVPAARRLAEAVGQGRRTVVNLGKADHRYFLTAAGVGFGAELMALVQQGRQENRCPPGRRQSRWRQRGRGGGRSGAWSRYLMPAARHFLSGTDRRVPALSVALPQEEPQQRAERTEGVFALLVANTSPYAYMGRWPLAPCPAASFQDDLEALAFTDLSTHRCAALLARMLLRPRHEHNGRPVRRFAGRQSLSVTVTRPVAVHVDGEVLTPRREVRFSSTRGALAVAL, encoded by the coding sequence ATGCGCGGCACGCTCATCGTCAACCCGGCGTCGACCGGGGCCGGCGACGCGGTCCTTCGTGCCGTCCTGGCCGAACTCACTCCCGTGGTGCGCCTGGACGTCGCCGTCACCGCGTGCCCCGGTCACGCCTTTCATCTGGCCCGGGCGGCGCGGCGGGACGGCGTACGGCTGGTCGCGGTGCTCGGCGGGGACGGCACCGTCAACGAGGCCGTCAACGGCCTGCTGGCCGACGGATGGGACGCGGGGCCACACCACCGGCCGGCCGTGCCCGCACTGGGCATCCTCCCGGCCGGAGGGCTCAACGTGGCCGCCCGCGCGCTGGGACTGGGGCGGCATGCGGTGCCGGCCGCCCGACGGCTGGCCGAGGCGGTCGGCCAGGGGCGGCGGACGGTCGTCAATCTGGGAAAGGCGGACCACCGCTATTTCCTCACGGCCGCCGGAGTGGGCTTCGGCGCGGAGCTGATGGCACTCGTCCAACAAGGCCGGCAAGAAAACCGATGCCCACCGGGCCGACGGCAATCAAGGTGGCGGCAACGAGGCCGGGGCGGTGGCCGGTCCGGCGCGTGGAGCCGCTATCTGATGCCCGCGGCACGGCACTTCCTCTCCGGTACCGACCGCAGGGTTCCCGCCCTGTCGGTGGCCCTTCCGCAGGAGGAACCGCAGCAGCGGGCCGAGCGGACGGAGGGGGTCTTCGCGTTGCTGGTGGCCAACACCTCTCCGTACGCGTACATGGGGCGTTGGCCGCTGGCCCCGTGCCCCGCCGCGTCCTTCCAGGACGACCTGGAAGCACTGGCGTTCACGGACCTTTCCACCCACCGTTGCGCGGCTCTCCTGGCCCGGATGCTGCTGCGGCCCCGGCACGAGCACAACGGCAGACCGGTACGGCGTTTCGCCGGCCGGCAGAGCCTGTCGGTCACCGTGACCCGGCCGGTGGCCGTCCATGTGGACGGCGAAGTCCTCACACCACGGCGGGAGGTGCGGTTCTCCTCGACCCGCGGAGCATTGGCCGTCGCCCTGTGA
- a CDS encoding polyprenyl synthetase family protein, translating into MELPGALRRDMRRFAAQLSAHINALYPDTNALNLDVTRELLGLSPDQELPPALAGHVQDRVHRTLVRPVRHLVDAGGQRWRPYLLAKIIHVLGGDSVFYTPLLAAGELMHTGSLIIDDVQDEAPVRRGRAAAHTVYGTPTALNAGTAAFFAFDRALRRVVPDDVVLRCAVQDAYLSALRAAHAGQALDILGLREEMDTAVATGNAGPLLDQVRLTHRLKSGAPVRAAFHVGALLVGSSAELSGALQRFGEAVGTAYQITDDVLDLRGVVRAGAPTKSVAEDLRNGKVTMPLAHAVALLPRRDVEAVWHLVRDGHLSEDGVREAIGALETCGAVDACVDEAERMLLAAWEQVKPLLPGTRQSCFIHALARHTVRRVRVA; encoded by the coding sequence GTGGAGCTTCCTGGGGCGCTGCGCAGGGACATGCGCCGGTTCGCCGCGCAGCTCAGCGCGCATATCAACGCCCTCTACCCGGACACCAACGCCCTGAACCTCGATGTCACCCGCGAGTTGCTCGGGCTGTCACCGGACCAGGAACTCCCGCCCGCGCTCGCGGGGCACGTCCAGGACCGTGTCCACCGGACGCTGGTGCGGCCGGTGCGCCACCTCGTGGACGCCGGCGGCCAGCGCTGGCGGCCCTATCTGCTGGCGAAGATCATTCACGTGCTCGGGGGCGACAGTGTCTTCTACACGCCTCTCCTGGCAGCCGGTGAACTCATGCACACCGGCTCGCTGATCATCGACGACGTCCAGGACGAGGCACCCGTACGACGGGGCAGAGCCGCTGCCCACACCGTCTACGGCACGCCCACCGCACTCAACGCCGGCACCGCCGCCTTCTTCGCGTTCGACCGGGCGCTGCGCCGGGTTGTGCCGGACGACGTGGTGCTGCGCTGCGCCGTACAGGACGCGTACCTGTCGGCGCTGCGGGCCGCGCACGCCGGTCAGGCCCTGGACATCCTCGGCCTGCGCGAGGAGATGGACACGGCCGTGGCCACCGGGAACGCCGGTCCCCTCCTGGACCAGGTGCGGCTCACCCACCGGCTGAAGTCCGGGGCCCCGGTCCGGGCGGCCTTCCACGTCGGCGCCCTGCTCGTGGGCTCCTCCGCCGAACTGTCCGGGGCGCTGCAACGATTCGGCGAGGCCGTGGGCACCGCGTATCAGATCACCGACGACGTACTGGATCTGCGCGGTGTGGTCCGGGCCGGCGCCCCGACGAAGTCCGTCGCCGAGGACCTGCGCAACGGAAAGGTCACCATGCCGCTGGCCCACGCGGTGGCGTTGCTGCCGCGCCGGGACGTCGAGGCCGTCTGGCACCTCGTCCGGGACGGGCACCTGAGCGAGGACGGCGTCCGGGAGGCGATCGGTGCGCTGGAGACCTGTGGCGCCGTCGACGCATGTGTCGACGAGGCGGAGCGGATGCTGCTGGCGGCCTGGGAACAGGTGAAGCCACTGCTGCCGGGCACCCGGCAGAGCTGCTTCATCCACGCGCTGGCCCGCCATACGGTGCGGCGGGTGCGCGTGGCCTGA
- a CDS encoding oxygenase MpaB family protein produces MRLPGGRTALRTINRAHRWYAISNEDMLYTLSAFVHEPIRWIDAYGWRPLLEQEKLAAFWFYRNVGERMNIQGIPSDYTQFEEFNREYERSRFATAPSGRRVADQALGVVGRWFPAPVRPVVRRVVVGLMDPPLRTAFGYREPRLLPYLVRGTLRARARVQRLGPARRRSYYDDPPKVRSYPGTQGDYGIADFG; encoded by the coding sequence ATACGACTCCCCGGAGGGAGGACCGCACTGCGGACGATCAACAGGGCACACCGCTGGTACGCCATCAGCAACGAGGACATGCTGTATACGCTCTCGGCATTCGTCCATGAACCGATCAGATGGATCGACGCCTACGGTTGGCGCCCGCTGCTGGAACAGGAGAAGCTGGCCGCCTTCTGGTTCTACCGCAATGTCGGAGAGCGGATGAACATCCAGGGAATTCCCTCCGACTACACGCAGTTCGAAGAATTCAACAGGGAATACGAACGGTCCCGGTTCGCCACCGCGCCCAGTGGTCGCAGGGTGGCCGACCAGGCCCTCGGTGTGGTCGGCCGGTGGTTCCCGGCGCCGGTGCGGCCGGTGGTGCGCCGGGTTGTCGTCGGCCTCATGGATCCGCCGCTGCGTACGGCTTTCGGGTACCGCGAGCCGCGGCTGCTGCCGTACCTCGTCCGGGGGACGCTCCGGGCCCGGGCCCGGGTGCAGCGCCTGGGGCCGGCCCGCCGCCGCTCGTACTACGACGACCCGCCGAAGGTACGCAGCTACCCCGGCACCCAAGGCGACTACGGCATCGCGGACTTCGGGTGA
- a CDS encoding succinic semialdehyde dehydrogenase, translating to MAAGRETTSPPAADPTATPTRAIPLAGRTGLPLGRAVVDTGTDTHSGAGTGTGTGSGAAGYTLSIAPFTGAPLGRVPHCGPRDLDRVFSRARTVQRAWAETGVRGRAAVLLRFHDLLLRHRDDLLDLIQYEAGKARAHALEEVIDCALTTRHYARRAPALLRPRRRRGALPLLTHVVEHRRPRGVVGVLAPWNYPLTFAVCDTVPALLAGNAVVCKPDVQGAFTALRVRDLLHEAGLPHGLHQVVTGPGDEVGPAVVARSDHVTFTGSTTTGRSVAALAGEHLIDCTLELGGKNAFIVLDDADLDTAVRGAVRACFTGAGQLCMSAERVLVHADRSADFLRAFAAATRALRLGAAFDYRADIGSLASAARLRTVDEHVRDATGKGASLVTGGRPRPDVGPFFYEPTILTGVTDAMSMYGQEVFGPVAAVASFRDEQDAVEQANAGRFGLNASIWTSRPAAHGPWPPASGPVR from the coding sequence ATGGCAGCAGGCCGCGAAACCACATCGCCCCCGGCGGCAGACCCCACCGCTACGCCAACCCGCGCGATCCCCCTGGCCGGCCGCACCGGACTTCCCCTGGGACGGGCCGTGGTCGACACCGGCACGGACACTCATAGCGGTGCCGGCACAGGTACGGGCACAGGATCCGGCGCCGCCGGGTACACCCTCAGCATCGCGCCGTTCACCGGCGCACCGCTGGGCCGTGTGCCGCACTGCGGGCCACGCGACCTGGACCGTGTCTTCTCCCGCGCCCGTACGGTCCAGCGCGCCTGGGCGGAGACCGGCGTACGCGGCCGGGCCGCCGTCCTGCTCCGCTTCCACGACCTGCTGCTGCGCCACCGGGACGACCTGCTCGACCTGATCCAGTACGAAGCGGGCAAGGCGCGCGCCCACGCCTTGGAAGAGGTGATCGACTGCGCCCTGACCACCCGCCATTACGCGCGCCGCGCCCCCGCCCTGCTGCGCCCACGGCGCCGCCGCGGAGCCCTGCCCCTGCTCACACATGTGGTGGAACACCGCCGCCCCCGTGGGGTCGTCGGCGTTCTGGCTCCATGGAACTACCCGCTCACCTTCGCCGTCTGCGACACCGTGCCCGCGCTGCTCGCCGGTAACGCGGTGGTGTGCAAACCCGACGTCCAAGGGGCGTTCACCGCACTGCGGGTACGGGACCTGCTGCACGAGGCGGGACTGCCGCACGGTCTGCACCAGGTCGTCACGGGTCCGGGCGATGAGGTCGGCCCGGCCGTGGTCGCCCGCAGCGATCATGTGACGTTCACCGGCTCCACCACGACGGGCCGCAGCGTCGCCGCCCTGGCCGGGGAACACCTCATCGACTGCACCCTCGAACTCGGCGGCAAGAACGCCTTCATCGTGCTGGACGACGCCGACCTGGACACCGCCGTACGCGGTGCGGTGCGGGCCTGCTTCACCGGTGCCGGTCAACTGTGCATGTCGGCCGAGCGGGTGCTCGTCCACGCCGATCGCAGTGCGGACTTCCTGCGGGCCTTCGCCGCCGCCACCCGCGCGCTGCGCCTGGGCGCCGCCTTCGACTACCGGGCCGACATCGGCTCGCTGGCCTCCGCGGCCCGGCTGCGTACCGTGGACGAACACGTCCGGGACGCGACCGGCAAAGGTGCTTCACTGGTAACGGGCGGGCGTCCCCGGCCGGACGTGGGGCCCTTCTTCTACGAGCCCACGATCCTCACCGGGGTCACCGACGCGATGAGCATGTACGGCCAGGAGGTCTTCGGGCCGGTGGCGGCCGTCGCCTCGTTCCGGGATGAACAGGACGCCGTGGAGCAGGCCAACGCCGGCCGCTTCGGACTCAACGCCAGTATCTGGACCTCCCGTCCCGCCGCGCACGGGCCCTGGCCGCCCGCATCCGGGCCGGTACGGTGA
- a CDS encoding aldehyde dehydrogenase family protein, translated as MNEPYAAAYASVDAPMGGMKDSGVGRRHGRDGLLSYTEAQTVATQRLLPLTPPDTLSGQSYATFVTRLLLLAKHLRA; from the coding sequence GTGAACGAACCGTACGCAGCGGCGTACGCCTCCGTCGACGCCCCCATGGGCGGGATGAAGGACTCGGGCGTCGGCCGCCGGCATGGCCGGGACGGCCTGCTGAGCTACACCGAAGCGCAGACCGTCGCCACCCAGCGCCTGCTGCCCCTGACACCGCCGGACACCCTGTCCGGACAGTCCTATGCCACTTTCGTCACACGTCTGCTGCTGCTCGCCAAGCATCTGCGTGCATGA
- a CDS encoding NAD(P)H-binding protein, translated as MTILITTPNGGVGRHLTEALRGREDVRFLVRSEAGARALGEVRGEVFRGDAADADDVRRAVAGVERLYLAHPFSVDQIAVETGLGLAALEAGVRRIVKLGARAFTGAGTVPDAVTGNHDVIAGRLRGAGVPELTVLRPDRFLQNFLTAAAAIAGGTLADPAGPAGARGYVDVRDIAEVALAELLADRPVGGDIEISGPHALTLPELAIRFGAALGRRVRYVDVPLDDAWREDLARRGVPAPVVDGLRDLYTNYRREGVAGLGTASGVCSAARRARRRTSRPTSSHPPPPCRKTVPALIWSSVNRRAI; from the coding sequence ATGACAATCTTGATCACCACGCCGAACGGCGGGGTCGGGCGCCATCTGACCGAGGCACTGCGCGGCCGTGAGGACGTACGCTTCCTCGTCCGCTCCGAAGCCGGTGCGCGGGCGCTGGGCGAGGTGCGCGGTGAGGTGTTCCGCGGGGACGCCGCAGACGCGGACGACGTGCGCCGCGCGGTGGCGGGAGTTGAACGGCTTTACCTGGCGCACCCCTTCAGCGTGGACCAGATCGCCGTCGAGACGGGCCTTGGCCTGGCGGCCCTGGAGGCGGGCGTGCGACGGATCGTCAAGCTCGGTGCCCGGGCGTTCACGGGCGCCGGGACCGTACCGGATGCCGTCACCGGCAACCACGACGTCATCGCCGGGCGACTGCGTGGGGCCGGTGTTCCCGAACTGACCGTTCTGCGGCCCGACCGCTTCCTGCAGAACTTCCTCACGGCCGCGGCGGCGATCGCCGGCGGTACGCTGGCCGATCCCGCAGGGCCCGCCGGTGCCCGGGGGTATGTGGACGTACGGGACATCGCGGAGGTCGCGCTCGCCGAACTCCTCGCGGACCGTCCGGTCGGCGGCGACATCGAGATCAGCGGCCCGCACGCGCTGACCCTGCCGGAACTCGCCATACGCTTCGGCGCGGCCCTGGGCAGGCGGGTACGGTACGTCGACGTCCCGTTGGACGACGCCTGGCGCGAGGACCTGGCACGGCGCGGGGTCCCCGCGCCGGTCGTCGACGGTCTGCGCGACCTGTACACCAACTACCGCCGGGAAGGCGTCGCAGGGCTGGGGACGGCGTCCGGCGTGTGCTCGGCCGCCCGCCGCGCTCGGCGGAGGACTTCGCGGCCGACCAGCTCGCACCCGCCGCCACCTTGCCGTAAAACCGTCCCGGCACTCATATGGAGCAGCGTGAACCGACGCGCCATATGA